Within the Nitrospinaceae bacterium genome, the region CTCCCGGAGGGAGAGGGAGAAAATATTTCATTCACTTCTCGCCAAGGGCATCTCGTATCCGATCCAAAACACCCTCGATATTTTTCATTACATCAGCATTCCAAAAACGAATTACCCGAATACCCTCGACCGCAAGCGCCTTTGTTCTTTCTGCATCGTATTCGGCCTGCTCTATGTGACCGCCGCCGTCCAGTTCTACTGCCAGCCGCGCCTCATGACAGCAAAAATCTAAGATGAACGGCCCAACTGGGTGCTGGCGGCGAAATTTCGCACCTAATCCACTGTCTCTCAAATGTCGCCAGAGTTTTCGCTCCGCCTCGGTCGATTCTCGTCTAAGCTCGCGAGAGCGGTCCTTCATTTTTTCATCGAGCGGCGTCTTGGGCATAAATACTCTCCAGCTTCGCTGCTATTCACTCACCCCAACTATGCAGAATTCATGAACAAGAACAATGATTTGATTATTCCATTCATTCCCTCACCCCAACCCTCTCCCGAAGGGAGAGGGAGCAAAATCCCTTTCATCAATTCCGCTACTCATTCCGGGATAAAATAATTTCCTACAAATCCAGATTCGAATAAATCCACTACCAACCTCAACCCATCAATCCCAAAGCCTTTGCCCTTCGTCCCCTCTCCCCCC harbors:
- a CDS encoding endonuclease domain-containing protein codes for the protein MPKTPLDEKMKDRSRELRRESTEAERKLWRHLRDSGLGAKFRRQHPVGPFILDFCCHEARLAVELDGGGHIEQAEYDAERTKALAVEGIRVIRFWNADVMKNIEGVLDRIRDALGEK